In Oncorhynchus keta strain PuntledgeMale-10-30-2019 chromosome 19, Oket_V2, whole genome shotgun sequence, a single genomic region encodes these proteins:
- the LOC118378545 gene encoding rho-related GTP-binding protein RhoV has protein sequence MPPQMDYYCEESRVPSSCGLMSQESGLEREPAAISCMLVGDGAVGKTSMIVSYTTNGYPTEYKQTGFDVFCGQVQVEGAPVRIQLLDTAGQEVCDEFRSLSYSHTDVFLLCFSVVNPTSFHNVTKKWIPEIRACNPSAPIILVGTQSDLLLDVNVLINLDRCRVKPVLTNRAQSMAVKIRAVDYVECSSLTQKNLKEAFDAAIFAAIKHKARKEKKRRLSDRRSKAFSKCSWKKFFCFI, from the exons ATGCCACCTCAAATGGATTATTATTGTGAAGAATCCCGCGTCCCGTCTTCATGCGGACTGATGAGCCAAGAGTCCGGGTTGGAGAGGGAGCCAGCGGCTATCAGCTGTATGCTGGTGGGGGACGGGGCGGTGGGCAAGACAAGCATGATAGTCAGTTATACCACAAATGGATACCCCACGGAATACAAACAGACCGGCTTTGATGTCTTTTGTG GTCAAGTCCAAGTAGAAGGAGCCCCGGTTAGAATACAACTATTGGACACAGCTGGACAG GAGGTGTGTGATGAATTCCGCTCCCTCTCCTACTCCCACACGGACGTCTTCCTGCTCTGCTTCAGTGTGGTCAACCCCACCTCCTTCCACAATGTCACCAAAAAGTGGATCCCCGAGATCCGAGCCTGCAACCCCTCAGCTCCCATCATCCTCGTGGGCACCCAGTCCGACCTCCTGCTGGACGTCAACGTCCTGATCAACCTGGACCGTTGCCGGGTCAAACCGGTGCTGACCAATCGGGCGCAGAGCATGGCGGTGAAGATCAGAGCGGTGGACTATGTGGAGTGTTCTTCGTTGACACAGAAGAACTTAAAAGAGGCGTTCGACGCGGCCATCTTTGCTGCCATCAAACACAAGGccaggaaggagaagaagaggcgGTTGTCGGACAGACGCAGCAAGGCCTTCTCTAAATGCAGCTGGAAGAAGTTCTTCTGTTTTATCTGA